Below is a window of Syntrophomonas wolfei subsp. wolfei str. Goettingen G311 DNA.
GCCAATACTTTTCTTCCTCCTGCGCTGGCCATCCTGGCTCGAAAACCATGTTCTCTTTTTCTTTGCCTGTTCTTCGGCTGAAATGTTCTTTTCACTATATTACTTGCCTCCTACTTGGTGAGCTATAATCTTATCTATAAAGCTCA
It encodes the following:
- the rpmH gene encoding 50S ribosomal protein L34, giving the protein MVKRTFQPKNRQRKREHGFRARMASAGGRKVLANRRKKGRKSISA